A section of the Candidatus Ozemobacteraceae bacterium genome encodes:
- a CDS encoding reverse transcriptase family protein: MSILDWISGLLGEGIGGAGHSRRNEGKDVRELAGRLGVTEEELMSIRPAYREIRVKKRSGGTRVLLEPTPELKKLQRCILHKLLRRLSAHESVHGFERGRSIVTNAQQHINKDLVISVDLKDFFPKTQARRIKEYFTFIGWNNDAADMLMRLTVWNGGLPQGAPTSPRLANLVNHAMDARLEGLAKHYGGIYSRYADDLTFSFPTRKELPKKETCSFLKMVSRIVKEHGYIMHEKEKLRVMTYARCQTVTGLVVNQKVDLPRRTRKWLRAVEHHRATGKPATLSVEQLNGWRSLRQMIVDQRRVRGG, from the coding sequence ATGAGTATCCTCGATTGGATTTCCGGGCTCCTGGGAGAAGGTATCGGAGGCGCGGGGCATTCCCGGCGAAACGAGGGCAAGGATGTACGCGAGCTTGCCGGGCGGCTGGGCGTCACCGAGGAAGAGCTGATGTCGATTCGTCCGGCGTATCGTGAAATCCGTGTCAAGAAACGCTCAGGCGGCACACGAGTTTTGCTCGAACCAACGCCGGAACTGAAGAAGCTCCAGCGATGCATCCTTCATAAGCTTTTGAGACGGCTTTCCGCGCACGAATCGGTCCACGGTTTCGAACGAGGCCGCTCGATTGTGACGAACGCGCAGCAGCACATCAACAAAGACCTCGTCATCAGCGTCGATCTGAAGGATTTTTTCCCGAAAACACAGGCCAGGAGAATCAAGGAGTATTTCACGTTCATCGGGTGGAATAACGACGCGGCCGATATGCTGATGCGGTTGACCGTCTGGAACGGCGGGTTGCCTCAGGGGGCCCCGACGAGCCCCCGGCTTGCGAATCTCGTCAACCACGCGATGGACGCGCGGCTGGAAGGTCTGGCGAAACATTATGGCGGCATCTATTCGCGATATGCCGACGATCTCACGTTTTCATTCCCGACGAGGAAAGAACTTCCGAAAAAAGAAACCTGCTCGTTTCTCAAAATGGTCTCGAGGATCGTCAAGGAACATGGCTACATCATGCACGAGAAGGAGAAACTTCGCGTCATGACGTATGCCCGGTGCCAAACCGTCACCGGTCTCGTCGTGAACCAGAAGGTCGACTTGCCGCGGCGCACAAGAAAATGGCTTCGCGCCGTCGAACATCACCGGGCGACCGGAAAGCCGGCTACACTTTCCGTGGAGCAGTTGAACGGCTGGAGATCGTTGCGGCAGATGATCGTCGATCAGCGGCGAGTGCGCGGCGGTTAG
- a CDS encoding creatininase family protein: MNLNTLTAAELASFDRAQTLVLVPAGSTEPHGPHLPLGTKAYLAEALAFEIGQHLKDAGLKYLVAPVFPYLPCQASLGIEGALTISPRTACEILYEIGAAFHRDGFRNLAFIHLSTSPDATKAIMTACDELSQLNGMTTIDPLAAVRFTNPPEISAALKQQGTDPLSELHGDARETGAMLYLDPDLVKTDCSAILPPRIINLPWESLKGNFSWKDRGAVDGYAGSPAAATPKLGQLFLEELGRIGAESIVSVFNGGQAPTLPLSARLFLKLVSLDDL, encoded by the coding sequence ATGAACCTCAACACCCTGACAGCCGCTGAACTCGCTTCGTTCGACCGCGCCCAGACGCTCGTCCTGGTTCCAGCCGGTTCCACCGAGCCGCACGGCCCCCACCTCCCGCTCGGAACCAAAGCCTATCTTGCCGAAGCCCTCGCGTTTGAAATCGGACAGCACCTGAAGGACGCCGGCCTCAAGTATCTCGTGGCGCCGGTCTTCCCGTATCTGCCGTGCCAAGCCAGTCTCGGCATCGAAGGAGCCCTCACGATCAGCCCCCGCACCGCCTGCGAAATCCTGTATGAAATCGGGGCCGCCTTCCACCGAGACGGGTTCCGCAACCTCGCCTTCATCCACCTCAGCACCTCGCCCGATGCGACGAAAGCAATCATGACGGCCTGCGACGAGCTTTCCCAACTCAACGGCATGACCACCATCGATCCGCTTGCCGCCGTCCGCTTCACCAACCCGCCCGAAATATCTGCCGCCCTCAAACAGCAAGGAACCGACCCCTTGTCCGAACTCCACGGCGATGCCCGGGAAACAGGGGCGATGCTGTATCTCGATCCCGATCTCGTCAAGACCGACTGCTCGGCGATTCTCCCCCCGCGGATCATCAACCTCCCATGGGAATCCCTCAAGGGGAATTTCTCCTGGAAAGACCGCGGCGCCGTCGACGGGTATGCAGGCTCCCCGGCCGCCGCGACGCCCAAACTCGGCCAACTCTTCCTCGAAGAACTCGGACGTATCGGCGCGGAATCGATCGTTTCCGTGTTCAACGGCGGCCAGGCACCGACTCTCCCGCTCAGCGCCCGCCTCTTCCTCAAACTCGTCAGCCTGGACGATCTCTAA
- the thrC gene encoding threonine synthase yields the protein MNIVSMKCMLCGAEFPPAPDRYVCDKCGTDGILDIIYEYPKMPDYATRLKGNSTQSLWRYRDLLPLEPSTPVSPLEVGMTPLYRSGKLEQQFALSKVYIKDDGRNPTASLKDRASAIGVSKAIEAGAKAICAASTGNAASSLAGFAASLGIKTFIFVPKRAPKAKVTQLLVYGANTIIVDDSYDKAFELSVEATKRFGFYSRNCAYNPYLVEGKKTVAYEIWEQNGYQIPDRVYVSIGDGCITSGIYKGFYDLKMIGAIEKLPRIIGVQAAGCNPVEVALKTGKFTPQNGNTIADSIAVGVPRNRLKALRGLKESNGDCISVTDDEIRAALVELPRNTAVFGEPAAVTAYAGFKKHASAGNIGSKETVVVLITGNGLKDIESAISVCQLPNPVAPNMQAVESAIKSLS from the coding sequence ATGAACATCGTCAGTATGAAATGCATGTTGTGCGGAGCCGAGTTTCCGCCCGCCCCGGACCGGTATGTGTGTGACAAATGCGGGACGGACGGCATCCTGGATATCATCTACGAGTATCCGAAGATGCCTGATTACGCCACCCGCCTGAAGGGAAACAGCACGCAGAGTCTCTGGCGGTATCGCGACCTTCTGCCGCTCGAGCCGAGCACGCCGGTTTCCCCCCTCGAAGTCGGAATGACCCCGCTGTATCGTTCCGGAAAACTCGAACAGCAGTTCGCCCTTTCAAAGGTTTACATAAAAGATGACGGTCGGAATCCCACCGCATCCCTGAAGGACCGCGCGAGCGCGATCGGCGTTTCCAAGGCCATCGAGGCCGGGGCGAAGGCGATCTGCGCAGCTTCGACCGGGAACGCGGCCAGCTCGCTTGCCGGGTTTGCCGCTTCCCTCGGGATCAAGACCTTCATTTTCGTGCCGAAGCGCGCGCCAAAGGCAAAGGTGACGCAGCTGCTCGTCTACGGGGCGAACACGATCATCGTCGACGACTCGTACGACAAGGCCTTCGAGCTCTCGGTCGAGGCCACGAAACGGTTCGGCTTCTACAGCCGCAACTGCGCCTACAACCCCTACCTCGTCGAGGGCAAGAAGACGGTTGCCTACGAAATCTGGGAACAGAACGGCTACCAGATACCCGACCGAGTTTACGTTTCGATCGGCGACGGATGTATCACGTCTGGTATATATAAGGGGTTTTACGATCTGAAGATGATCGGAGCGATCGAGAAGCTGCCGCGCATCATCGGCGTCCAGGCCGCCGGATGCAACCCGGTCGAAGTCGCGCTGAAAACCGGAAAATTCACCCCACAGAACGGGAATACGATCGCTGATTCCATCGCCGTCGGCGTTCCGAGAAACCGCCTCAAGGCGCTGCGCGGGCTGAAAGAGTCGAACGGGGACTGCATTTCCGTGACGGACGACGAGATCAGGGCTGCCCTCGTTGAGCTTCCACGAAATACCGCCGTGTTCGGCGAACCAGCGGCGGTCACGGCATACGCCGGCTTCAAAAAACACGCTTCGGCAGGAAACATCGGATCGAAGGAAACCGTCGTCGTTCTCATCACGGGAAACGGGCTCAAGGATATCGAGTCGGCGATCTCCGTCTGCCAGCTGCCGAACCCGGTGGCTCCGAACATGCAGGCCGTCGAATCAGCCATCAAATCTCTTTCATGA